The Lonchura striata isolate bLonStr1 chromosome 5, bLonStr1.mat, whole genome shotgun sequence genome window below encodes:
- the TMPRSS6 gene encoding transmembrane protease serine 6 isoform X3 produces MEAEEQEEDSSSLSNDKSETNSHRCLRYVLLGIAFLVLAGAAAATWYFLDYRPWHLEPSILQFYCGSLQVLNRQYSPDLGQVESRAFWVESAKLQNMLKEVIRATELGRYYNSSTVYAFGEGALTFFFWFTLQIPESQQKEATAERVNTVLHQELSTSFNSSGSLSYQKEYRVNPDSLVLLGCYRYSYVQEDDVLRLEGPDYLASSCLWHLHGLKGYMIKLRLEWTLPDCRDRLAMYDAAGPLEKHLITSIYGCSRQEPIIEVLSSGPVMSIVWKKAMYSYYDPFILSAQVVPLEACEVNITLRESLELQGKIGTPHYPSYYSPNTQCTWHMTVPSLDYGVTLWFDAYALSRQKHDLPCTQGQWIIQNRRLCGLRTLQAYAERIPVTSSADITITFTSQISLTGPGLQAAYSLYKQSDPCPGEFLCLVNGLCVPACDGIKDCPNGLDERNCVCPAKFQCREDSTCIEFSRVCNQQLDCVNGSDEEHCSGGVPCGPFTYRCEDGTCVKKPNPLCDTTADCKDLSDENHCDCGMQAPLSRIVGGMNSVEGEWPWQASLQVRGRHICGGTLIADRWVVSAAHCFQDERLASPSIWTVYLGKYLQNATGHTEVSFKVIHLFLHPYYEEDSHDYDVALLQLDHPVIISPLIQPICLPPPSHIFEPGLLCWITGWGALKEGGHISNVLQKVDVQLIQQNICSEAYHYMITPRMLCAGYYQGKKDACQGDSGGPLACKEPSGRWFLAGLVSWGMGCARANHYGVYTRITQVLGWMNQTMS; encoded by the exons ATGGAGGCCGAGGAACAGGAGGAAGACTCCAGCTCCCTCTCAAATGACAAATCAGAAACTAACTCACATCGCTGCCTCCGCTATGTGCTGCTTGGGATAGCCTTTCTTGtgctggctggagctgctgcagcaaccTGGTATTTCCTAG ACTACAGACCATGGCATCTGGAGCCATCCATCCTGCAGTTTTACTGTGGCAGCCTCCAGGTCCTCAACCGCCAGTACTCCCCGGACCTCGGGCAGGTGGAGTCCAGAGCCTTCTGGGTGGAGTCAGCTAAGCTCCAGAACATG CTGAAGGAAGTGATTCGTGCCACAGAGCTGGGTCGGTACTACAACTCAAGCACAGTGTATGCCTTTGG GGAGGGAGCTCTGACCTTCTTCTTCTGGTTCACCCTCCAAATCCCTGAGAGTCAGCAGAAGGAGGCAACTGCTGAGAGGGTAAACACAGTGCTCCACCAAGAGCTCTCCACCAGCTTCAACAGCTCAGGCAGCCTGTCCTACCAGAAGGAGTACAGAGTCAACCCAGACTCTCTGGTTCTCCTGG GTTGCTACAGGTACAGCTATGTCCAGGAGGATGATGTCCTAAGGCTGGAGGGCCCTGACTATCTGGCCTCCAGTTGTCTTTGGCACCTCCATGGCCTCAAGGGCTACATGATCAAGCTACGCCTGGAGTGGACTCTGCCTGACTGCAGGGACCGCCTGGCAATGTACGACGCAGCTGGGCCCCTGGAGAAACACCTCATCACCTC GATCTATGGCTGCAGCCGGCAGGAGCCCATCATTGAAGTCCTTTCATCTGGCCCTGTCATGTCCATTGTGTGGAAGAAAGCCATGTACAGCTACTATGACCCCTTCATCCTCTCAGCACAGGTGGTGCCCCTCGAAG CTTGTGAAGTGAATATAACTCTGCGGgagagcctggagctgcaggggaagaTCGGCACCCCACACTACCCCAGCTACTACTCACCCAACACACAATGCACCTGGCACATGACG GTCCCATCCCTTGACTATGGGGTCACCCTCTGGTTCGACGCCTACGCACTCAGCAGACAGAAGCATGACCTGCCCTGTACCCAAGGCCAGTGGATCATTCAGAACAGAAG GTTGTGTGGCCTGCGGACCCTGCAAGCCTACGCTGAGAGGATCCCAGTCACATCTTCTGCTGACATCACCATCACCTTCACCTCGCAGATCTCCTTAACCGGCCCTGGCCTACAGGCAGCTTACAGCCTGTACAAGCAATCTGACC CCTGTCCTGGGGAGTTTCTGTGTTTGGTGAATGGTTTGTGTGTCCCAGCCTGTGACGGGATCAAAGATTGCCCCAATGGGCTGGATGAGAGAAACTGTG TGTGCCCTGCAAAGTTCCAGTGCCGTGAGGACAGCACTTGCATTGAGTTCAGCAGGGTCTGCAATCAGCAGCTGGACTGTGTCAACGGGAGTGATGAGGAGCACTGCAGTGGAG GGGTTCCCTGTGGTCCTTTCACCTACCGCTGTGAAGACGGGACCTGTGTGAAGAAACCCAACCCCCTGTGTGACACCACTGCAGACTGCAAGGACCTGTCTGATGAGAATCACTGTG ACTGTGGGATGCAAGCCCCTCTCAGCAGGATTGTGGGTGGTATGAATTCTGTGGAAGGGGAATGGCCATGGCAGGCCAGCCTGCAAGTTCGGGGCCGCCACATTTGTGGGGGAACACTCATTGCTGACCGCTGGGTGGTTTCAGCTGCACACTGCTTCCAGGATGAGAG GCTGGCCTCCCCCTCCATCTGGACCGTTTACTTGGGTAAATACTTGCAAAATGCCACTGGCCATACAGAGGTGTCCTTCAAGGTTATCCATCTCTTTCTCCACCCTTATTACGAGGAGGACAGCCACGATTATGATgtggccctgctccagctggatcATCCTGTGATCATCTCACCCTTAATCCAGCCCATCTGCTTGCCTCCTCCTTCTCACATCTTTGAGCCTGGCCTTCTTTGCTGGATCACTGGCTGGGGAGCCCTCAAGGAAGGTG GGCATATCAGCAATGTTCTGCAGAAGGTGGacgtgcagctcatccagcagaaCATCTGCAGCGAGGCTTATCACTACATGATTACTCCCAGGATGCTGTGTGCTGGGTACTACCAGGGCAAGAAGGATGCCTGCCAG gGTGATTCTGGAGGTCCACTGGCCTGCAAAGAACCCAGTGGCAGATGGTTTCTGGCTGGTTTGGTCAGCTGGGGAATGGGATGTGCACGTGCAAATCACTATGGAGTATACACCAGGATCACACAAGTGCTGGGCTGGATGAACCAAACCATGAGCTGA
- the TMPRSS6 gene encoding transmembrane protease serine 6 isoform X2, producing the protein MEAEEQEEDSSSLSNDKSETNSHRCLRYVLLGIAFLVLAGAAAATWYFLDYRPWHLEPSILQFYCGSLQVLNRQYSPDLGQVESRAFWVESAKLQNMLKEVIRATELGRYYNSSTVYAFGEGALTFFFWFTLQIPESQQKEATAERVNTVLHQELSTSFNSSGSLSYQKEYRVNPDSLVLLESSVKDIVVLQSTLGCYRYSYVQEDDVLRLEGPDYLASSCLWHLHGLKGYMIKLRLEWTLPDCRDRLAMYDAAGPLEKHLITSIYGCSRQEPIIEVLSSGPVMSIVWKKAMYSYYDPFILSAQVVPLEACEVNITLRESLELQGKIGTPHYPSYYSPNTQCTWHMTVPSLDYGVTLWFDAYALSRQKHDLPCTQGQWIIQNRRLCGLRTLQAYAERIPVTSSADITITFTSQISLTGPGLQAAYSLYKQSDPCPGEFLCLVNGLCVPACDGIKDCPNGLDERNLCPAKFQCREDSTCIEFSRVCNQQLDCVNGSDEEHCSGGVPCGPFTYRCEDGTCVKKPNPLCDTTADCKDLSDENHCDCGMQAPLSRIVGGMNSVEGEWPWQASLQVRGRHICGGTLIADRWVVSAAHCFQDERLASPSIWTVYLGKYLQNATGHTEVSFKVIHLFLHPYYEEDSHDYDVALLQLDHPVIISPLIQPICLPPPSHIFEPGLLCWITGWGALKEGGHISNVLQKVDVQLIQQNICSEAYHYMITPRMLCAGYYQGKKDACQGDSGGPLACKEPSGRWFLAGLVSWGMGCARANHYGVYTRITQVLGWMNQTMS; encoded by the exons ATGGAGGCCGAGGAACAGGAGGAAGACTCCAGCTCCCTCTCAAATGACAAATCAGAAACTAACTCACATCGCTGCCTCCGCTATGTGCTGCTTGGGATAGCCTTTCTTGtgctggctggagctgctgcagcaaccTGGTATTTCCTAG ACTACAGACCATGGCATCTGGAGCCATCCATCCTGCAGTTTTACTGTGGCAGCCTCCAGGTCCTCAACCGCCAGTACTCCCCGGACCTCGGGCAGGTGGAGTCCAGAGCCTTCTGGGTGGAGTCAGCTAAGCTCCAGAACATG CTGAAGGAAGTGATTCGTGCCACAGAGCTGGGTCGGTACTACAACTCAAGCACAGTGTATGCCTTTGG GGAGGGAGCTCTGACCTTCTTCTTCTGGTTCACCCTCCAAATCCCTGAGAGTCAGCAGAAGGAGGCAACTGCTGAGAGGGTAAACACAGTGCTCCACCAAGAGCTCTCCACCAGCTTCAACAGCTCAGGCAGCCTGTCCTACCAGAAGGAGTACAGAGTCAACCCAGACTCTCTGGTTCTCCTGG AATCCAGTGTGAAAGACATAGTAGTGCTGCAATCCACTCTGG GTTGCTACAGGTACAGCTATGTCCAGGAGGATGATGTCCTAAGGCTGGAGGGCCCTGACTATCTGGCCTCCAGTTGTCTTTGGCACCTCCATGGCCTCAAGGGCTACATGATCAAGCTACGCCTGGAGTGGACTCTGCCTGACTGCAGGGACCGCCTGGCAATGTACGACGCAGCTGGGCCCCTGGAGAAACACCTCATCACCTC GATCTATGGCTGCAGCCGGCAGGAGCCCATCATTGAAGTCCTTTCATCTGGCCCTGTCATGTCCATTGTGTGGAAGAAAGCCATGTACAGCTACTATGACCCCTTCATCCTCTCAGCACAGGTGGTGCCCCTCGAAG CTTGTGAAGTGAATATAACTCTGCGGgagagcctggagctgcaggggaagaTCGGCACCCCACACTACCCCAGCTACTACTCACCCAACACACAATGCACCTGGCACATGACG GTCCCATCCCTTGACTATGGGGTCACCCTCTGGTTCGACGCCTACGCACTCAGCAGACAGAAGCATGACCTGCCCTGTACCCAAGGCCAGTGGATCATTCAGAACAGAAG GTTGTGTGGCCTGCGGACCCTGCAAGCCTACGCTGAGAGGATCCCAGTCACATCTTCTGCTGACATCACCATCACCTTCACCTCGCAGATCTCCTTAACCGGCCCTGGCCTACAGGCAGCTTACAGCCTGTACAAGCAATCTGACC CCTGTCCTGGGGAGTTTCTGTGTTTGGTGAATGGTTTGTGTGTCCCAGCCTGTGACGGGATCAAAGATTGCCCCAATGGGCTGGATGAGAGAAACT TGTGCCCTGCAAAGTTCCAGTGCCGTGAGGACAGCACTTGCATTGAGTTCAGCAGGGTCTGCAATCAGCAGCTGGACTGTGTCAACGGGAGTGATGAGGAGCACTGCAGTGGAG GGGTTCCCTGTGGTCCTTTCACCTACCGCTGTGAAGACGGGACCTGTGTGAAGAAACCCAACCCCCTGTGTGACACCACTGCAGACTGCAAGGACCTGTCTGATGAGAATCACTGTG ACTGTGGGATGCAAGCCCCTCTCAGCAGGATTGTGGGTGGTATGAATTCTGTGGAAGGGGAATGGCCATGGCAGGCCAGCCTGCAAGTTCGGGGCCGCCACATTTGTGGGGGAACACTCATTGCTGACCGCTGGGTGGTTTCAGCTGCACACTGCTTCCAGGATGAGAG GCTGGCCTCCCCCTCCATCTGGACCGTTTACTTGGGTAAATACTTGCAAAATGCCACTGGCCATACAGAGGTGTCCTTCAAGGTTATCCATCTCTTTCTCCACCCTTATTACGAGGAGGACAGCCACGATTATGATgtggccctgctccagctggatcATCCTGTGATCATCTCACCCTTAATCCAGCCCATCTGCTTGCCTCCTCCTTCTCACATCTTTGAGCCTGGCCTTCTTTGCTGGATCACTGGCTGGGGAGCCCTCAAGGAAGGTG GGCATATCAGCAATGTTCTGCAGAAGGTGGacgtgcagctcatccagcagaaCATCTGCAGCGAGGCTTATCACTACATGATTACTCCCAGGATGCTGTGTGCTGGGTACTACCAGGGCAAGAAGGATGCCTGCCAG gGTGATTCTGGAGGTCCACTGGCCTGCAAAGAACCCAGTGGCAGATGGTTTCTGGCTGGTTTGGTCAGCTGGGGAATGGGATGTGCACGTGCAAATCACTATGGAGTATACACCAGGATCACACAAGTGCTGGGCTGGATGAACCAAACCATGAGCTGA
- the TMPRSS6 gene encoding transmembrane protease serine 6 isoform X1, with protein sequence MEAEEQEEDSSSLSNDKSETNSHRCLRYVLLGIAFLVLAGAAAATWYFLDYRPWHLEPSILQFYCGSLQVLNRQYSPDLGQVESRAFWVESAKLQNMLKEVIRATELGRYYNSSTVYAFGEGALTFFFWFTLQIPESQQKEATAERVNTVLHQELSTSFNSSGSLSYQKEYRVNPDSLVLLESSVKDIVVLQSTLGCYRYSYVQEDDVLRLEGPDYLASSCLWHLHGLKGYMIKLRLEWTLPDCRDRLAMYDAAGPLEKHLITSIYGCSRQEPIIEVLSSGPVMSIVWKKAMYSYYDPFILSAQVVPLEACEVNITLRESLELQGKIGTPHYPSYYSPNTQCTWHMTVPSLDYGVTLWFDAYALSRQKHDLPCTQGQWIIQNRRLCGLRTLQAYAERIPVTSSADITITFTSQISLTGPGLQAAYSLYKQSDPCPGEFLCLVNGLCVPACDGIKDCPNGLDERNCVCPAKFQCREDSTCIEFSRVCNQQLDCVNGSDEEHCSGGVPCGPFTYRCEDGTCVKKPNPLCDTTADCKDLSDENHCDCGMQAPLSRIVGGMNSVEGEWPWQASLQVRGRHICGGTLIADRWVVSAAHCFQDERLASPSIWTVYLGKYLQNATGHTEVSFKVIHLFLHPYYEEDSHDYDVALLQLDHPVIISPLIQPICLPPPSHIFEPGLLCWITGWGALKEGGHISNVLQKVDVQLIQQNICSEAYHYMITPRMLCAGYYQGKKDACQGDSGGPLACKEPSGRWFLAGLVSWGMGCARANHYGVYTRITQVLGWMNQTMS encoded by the exons ATGGAGGCCGAGGAACAGGAGGAAGACTCCAGCTCCCTCTCAAATGACAAATCAGAAACTAACTCACATCGCTGCCTCCGCTATGTGCTGCTTGGGATAGCCTTTCTTGtgctggctggagctgctgcagcaaccTGGTATTTCCTAG ACTACAGACCATGGCATCTGGAGCCATCCATCCTGCAGTTTTACTGTGGCAGCCTCCAGGTCCTCAACCGCCAGTACTCCCCGGACCTCGGGCAGGTGGAGTCCAGAGCCTTCTGGGTGGAGTCAGCTAAGCTCCAGAACATG CTGAAGGAAGTGATTCGTGCCACAGAGCTGGGTCGGTACTACAACTCAAGCACAGTGTATGCCTTTGG GGAGGGAGCTCTGACCTTCTTCTTCTGGTTCACCCTCCAAATCCCTGAGAGTCAGCAGAAGGAGGCAACTGCTGAGAGGGTAAACACAGTGCTCCACCAAGAGCTCTCCACCAGCTTCAACAGCTCAGGCAGCCTGTCCTACCAGAAGGAGTACAGAGTCAACCCAGACTCTCTGGTTCTCCTGG AATCCAGTGTGAAAGACATAGTAGTGCTGCAATCCACTCTGG GTTGCTACAGGTACAGCTATGTCCAGGAGGATGATGTCCTAAGGCTGGAGGGCCCTGACTATCTGGCCTCCAGTTGTCTTTGGCACCTCCATGGCCTCAAGGGCTACATGATCAAGCTACGCCTGGAGTGGACTCTGCCTGACTGCAGGGACCGCCTGGCAATGTACGACGCAGCTGGGCCCCTGGAGAAACACCTCATCACCTC GATCTATGGCTGCAGCCGGCAGGAGCCCATCATTGAAGTCCTTTCATCTGGCCCTGTCATGTCCATTGTGTGGAAGAAAGCCATGTACAGCTACTATGACCCCTTCATCCTCTCAGCACAGGTGGTGCCCCTCGAAG CTTGTGAAGTGAATATAACTCTGCGGgagagcctggagctgcaggggaagaTCGGCACCCCACACTACCCCAGCTACTACTCACCCAACACACAATGCACCTGGCACATGACG GTCCCATCCCTTGACTATGGGGTCACCCTCTGGTTCGACGCCTACGCACTCAGCAGACAGAAGCATGACCTGCCCTGTACCCAAGGCCAGTGGATCATTCAGAACAGAAG GTTGTGTGGCCTGCGGACCCTGCAAGCCTACGCTGAGAGGATCCCAGTCACATCTTCTGCTGACATCACCATCACCTTCACCTCGCAGATCTCCTTAACCGGCCCTGGCCTACAGGCAGCTTACAGCCTGTACAAGCAATCTGACC CCTGTCCTGGGGAGTTTCTGTGTTTGGTGAATGGTTTGTGTGTCCCAGCCTGTGACGGGATCAAAGATTGCCCCAATGGGCTGGATGAGAGAAACTGTG TGTGCCCTGCAAAGTTCCAGTGCCGTGAGGACAGCACTTGCATTGAGTTCAGCAGGGTCTGCAATCAGCAGCTGGACTGTGTCAACGGGAGTGATGAGGAGCACTGCAGTGGAG GGGTTCCCTGTGGTCCTTTCACCTACCGCTGTGAAGACGGGACCTGTGTGAAGAAACCCAACCCCCTGTGTGACACCACTGCAGACTGCAAGGACCTGTCTGATGAGAATCACTGTG ACTGTGGGATGCAAGCCCCTCTCAGCAGGATTGTGGGTGGTATGAATTCTGTGGAAGGGGAATGGCCATGGCAGGCCAGCCTGCAAGTTCGGGGCCGCCACATTTGTGGGGGAACACTCATTGCTGACCGCTGGGTGGTTTCAGCTGCACACTGCTTCCAGGATGAGAG GCTGGCCTCCCCCTCCATCTGGACCGTTTACTTGGGTAAATACTTGCAAAATGCCACTGGCCATACAGAGGTGTCCTTCAAGGTTATCCATCTCTTTCTCCACCCTTATTACGAGGAGGACAGCCACGATTATGATgtggccctgctccagctggatcATCCTGTGATCATCTCACCCTTAATCCAGCCCATCTGCTTGCCTCCTCCTTCTCACATCTTTGAGCCTGGCCTTCTTTGCTGGATCACTGGCTGGGGAGCCCTCAAGGAAGGTG GGCATATCAGCAATGTTCTGCAGAAGGTGGacgtgcagctcatccagcagaaCATCTGCAGCGAGGCTTATCACTACATGATTACTCCCAGGATGCTGTGTGCTGGGTACTACCAGGGCAAGAAGGATGCCTGCCAG gGTGATTCTGGAGGTCCACTGGCCTGCAAAGAACCCAGTGGCAGATGGTTTCTGGCTGGTTTGGTCAGCTGGGGAATGGGATGTGCACGTGCAAATCACTATGGAGTATACACCAGGATCACACAAGTGCTGGGCTGGATGAACCAAACCATGAGCTGA